ATGGACGCGCCACACGGTCGGCGTACCTCGCTTGGTACGGAGAATACATGTGGGGCAATTTCATTCTCCTATCGCCAGAACAATGCTACAGTTTGCGATGTGGATTTGTGCACCAATCGCGATCCGATCTGGCGGGCGGACATTTCAAACGGATCGCCTTTCACTGCCATTTCTGGGGCGCGATGGACTCGATGCCGATGGTTGATATGGGAGACACCCTTTATATCAGCGTCGAGCAATTCTGCGCTCACTTGAATAATGCGGCGCATCGTTGGTTTGCGACCGTAGCCTTTGACCCAACCGTGTTGGAGAACGCCCAAAGCCTGCTCAAGCCGAAGCGCAGCCTTAATGCGATGATGGGCTCGTTTGTATTGTCTTAGGAGAAGCGAATGGCCACCAAAGCAGCATCGACCGACGAAGCTCGCCAACGCGACGAACTGCTGCGCCGCGCTCTGGCGACGCCGCCGATAAGCAACGAAGAGATAATCAGGCGCTCAAAGCAAGAGCCGAGGAAGCGCGGCTAGGACTGATCCCAGACGGGGTCATATTCCTTCGGTCGGAACACGATCTTCGTTCCGTCCGTGACTTCCTTTTCAAAGATTGCAGCGTGCAAGTCTTTCTCTTTGAGGGTCTTCTTGCCATCGGCGATGGCGTAAAGGTGCTTGGATAACGGCCTGTCCGGTGGAGCGACTGTAAACAGCCCCTTATTTGGAAACCGGTCTTCACGAACGCAAATGAGGCCGCCTGATCGGAATCAGCGCTGACTACAAATGCCACGTCGTAAAGGTCGTCCAAGGCGTCCTGATAGAGGCTTAGACCGAGGTTCAGGTCGGTGGCTTTTTCGCGCTTCACGGTCCACGAATTGCCGCATGGGCGGCATTCAACGGTCTCGTCGGCTTCATGGCCAAAAATGGTTTTGACGCCGACTAATTCGAGAGCCTCAACATAGAAGCGATGCCGTGCTTTCTTGCCCACTTCCCGGTCCCGCCAAGCAGTGCAATAGATCACACGATCAAGCTTTCCGTGGCCTCTAGCTAAGCCCTCACTTAACTTCCAAAGATTGAGCCATTTTAGGTATGGTTGGCCAAGATCATCTACCGCATGGTAGAGGTTGAACCCATCTATATAGACCGATACTCGCAAGACGAATCCCCCTTGACTTGAGGGGTCTAGATTCCTAGATGGCTACTTGCAACGCCGCATGGTGCGCCCAGCGGCCCGCCCGGAGAGCCTAGTGCGCTCCGGGCTTTTTCTTGCCTAGCGTGTCCATCGCTTCCGTCGCTCTCCGTAAACGCGCGACGCTCGGTAGTGGTTAGGCTGCTGCGAAGTCAGGTTGCCGGTACATGAGGCGTTTGCCACGCGCACCTTTCAGTGCCTCTGCGGTGCGGGCTGCGTCGTCGTAGCCGTTCGCGGCGCGGAACGTGTACCGGAAGTCGAACTCGTTGAGATAGCGCTGCAAGTGCTTGCTGCTGCAATGCTGATAGATGCCCTTCATGCCGCGCTTGAAGATGCCGAAGAAGCCTTCAATCGTGTTCGTCGTAACGTCGCCACGCACGTACTCTTTGGCGCTGTGGTTGACGCTCTGATGCGAAGCGAACTCAAGGCCGGGGCGCATGTAGTAGTGCGCTTCGTCAGTCATTAGGCGGCTTGCGCGGCGCACGTTCGTGTAGAGGATGCCGCTGATCGTATCGGCGTTCAGATTGTCCGTAACGTGGAAGGAGACTGCGCGGCCCGTCGTGCGATCGACGAGGCTCACGATCTTATTCATGTTGCGGATTGCCATGCGGCTCTTCGGGGCAGTCTTATCCTTGCCGAAGAAAGTTTCGTCGGCCTCGATCACCATGCCGGGGCCGCCCATCGGCTCGAAATCCTGCTTCATGGCCTCGCGGATGCGATGCTCCATGAACCAAGCCGACTTGTACGTGATGCCAAGCTGGCGATGTAGCTGGTGAGCCGAGACGCCCTTCTTGGAACCGTTGACCATCGCAAACGCCATGAGCCACTTGTTCAGCGGGATTTTGCTGTCTTCCATGACGGTGCCGACAGTGACCGTGAACGGCTTTGTGCAGGCGTTGCATTTATACACGCCCTTGCGGGTCGATTTGCCCTGGAGCTTCTTGATATTCTCGACCGAGCCGCAGTGCGGGCAGACCGGCCCATTCGGCCAATGGATGGCCTCAATGTGCTCGCGGGCTTTGTCCGCATCCTGATAAATGGGGTTGGTAAGGTTCATCGGTCTTTCCTCTTGAGACCGATCTACTCCCACACCGTTAGTACGTCAAGTATATAATGTCCAGTAACGTTGACAGTGGCAGTTGCCGCCTCGCCGAGACAGGACTAAGCGCTCGCGCCAGACATGAGTGACAAGGATCCATCGCTGCGCCGTAATGCGCCGAAGCTGGCGCTGCACGTTCCGGAGCCGCCGTTCCGTCCGGGTGATGCGCCGGACTTTTCTTCGCTGAAGATTCCTGCCGCCGGCAGTGCGCCGCGCCCTGACATTGCGGCGCCTGCAGCGGAAACGCATCCGCTGACGACACAGCTAGTTCGGGTGCTCGGCGACGACAGCAAGGCGGTCGGCGCATGGGACCCGAAGCTCGACCCCGAAACGCTGCGTAAGATGCTCCGTGACATGATCACGGTGCGGATATTCGACGACCGCATGTACCGCGCACAGCGGCAGGGGAAGACCAGCTTCTACATGAAGTGCACGGGCGAAGAGGCAATCGCTATTGCAGCGCAGACCGCGCTCGACCGCGAGGACATGCACTTTCCGACCTATCGTCAGCAGGGCCTGCTCGTCGCGCGCGGCTATCCGCTGACGGAAATGATGAATCAGATCTACTCCAACCGCGGCGACAAGCTTCGCGGGCGCCAGTTGCCGATTATGTATTCGGACAAGAAGTTCGGCTTCTTCTCGATTTCCGGCAACCTCGGCACGCAATTCCCGCAAGCCGTCGGCTGGGCGATGGGTGCGGCTATCAAGGGCGACAGCCGGATCGCCATGGGCTGGATCGGTGACGGCGCGACCGCCGAAGGCGACTTTCATTCGGCGCTGACCTTTGCTGCCGTCTACAACGTGCCGGTCGTGCTCGCTGTCGTGAACAACCAGTGGGCGATCTCGAGCTTTTCCGGGATCGCTGGCGCGGAGCGCGCGACCTTCGCGCAGCGAGCGGTGGGATACGGCATCGCCGGGCTGCGCGTAGATGGGAATGATGCGCTGGCAGTGTACGCG
This portion of the Sphingomonas limnosediminicola genome encodes:
- a CDS encoding IS1595 family transposase, coding for MNLTNPIYQDADKAREHIEAIHWPNGPVCPHCGSVENIKKLQGKSTRKGVYKCNACTKPFTVTVGTVMEDSKIPLNKWLMAFAMVNGSKKGVSAHQLHRQLGITYKSAWFMEHRIREAMKQDFEPMGGPGMVIEADETFFGKDKTAPKSRMAIRNMNKIVSLVDRTTGRAVSFHVTDNLNADTISGILYTNVRRASRLMTDEAHYYMRPGLEFASHQSVNHSAKEYVRGDVTTNTIEGFFGIFKRGMKGIYQHCSSKHLQRYLNEFDFRYTFRAANGYDDAARTAEALKGARGKRLMYRQPDFAAA
- a CDS encoding 3-methyl-2-oxobutanoate dehydrogenase (2-methylpropanoyl-transferring) subunit alpha, giving the protein MSDKDPSLRRNAPKLALHVPEPPFRPGDAPDFSSLKIPAAGSAPRPDIAAPAAETHPLTTQLVRVLGDDSKAVGAWDPKLDPETLRKMLRDMITVRIFDDRMYRAQRQGKTSFYMKCTGEEAIAIAAQTALDREDMHFPTYRQQGLLVARGYPLTEMMNQIYSNRGDKLRGRQLPIMYSDKKFGFFSISGNLGTQFPQAVGWAMGAAIKGDSRIAMGWIGDGATAEGDFHSALTFAAVYNVPVVLAVVNNQWAISSFSGIAGAERATFAQRAVGYGIAGLRVDGNDALAVYAATKWASERARSNQGPTLIEFFTYRAEGHSTSDDPSGYRPTNEAKSWPLGDPIERLKAHLIAIGEWDDERHAAANAEADATVRAAQKESEKLGILPEQGKNGVETMFDDVYAEVPWHIAEQREQALSEGRD